The sequence below is a genomic window from Xylocopa sonorina isolate GNS202 chromosome 15, iyXylSono1_principal, whole genome shotgun sequence.
CTTGTCGAGACATGTGTACATCGAATGTTGCGCCTGAATACAGGACTCGCTCGTCCGTTAACTTCGAATCGGAGAGAATTTCGTCCAGCTGTGGGGGTTTTATTTAATTCGATGCCTGATGCAGAGCGAACGATCCGTTTGAAAATCCATGTGGTAGCCATGATCATTTCCATAGTCTTAACAGAGACACGGTAATTGAGAGTTAAGCCAGGTAGTAGGAGCTGTAGTAAGAGGGGTACGAGCGATAGGCATAGGGCAGGCTGTAGCTGGAGTAGGCAACTGGGGCTGCAGCGTATTGGTAAGGGCTGTACTGGTAAGCAGCGTATTGCACCGGTGCAATGCCGGCCAGCAGACCTCGCTTGTCTCTCAACGCGGCTTCAGGTGCCTCTGCTGCTGGCGGGGATTCGACCTCTTCCGTTTTGGCGGGTGCCTCCGCGGCGAACGCAACGGCGAAGAGGGCCAACAGGGTGATAGCCTGAAAGTAAACAATAATCAGTCGAACGATCGTAAAAAGCTGCAAACTGCGCGATCCATTTACACTCGATTCGAAGTATGTAATTTAACGATCAGTCGTATTGTTTGGAACGATATTTTCTTCGTTTTTACACAGTGATCGAGTTGTACGAGCCATCAAAACGAATGCAAATTATAGGTGTGCTGCCAGTAAATATGTACGATCGTGTGAGCGTGTAATTTGCAGTGAGCGATGCAAGAAAATTGCAGCTAAGTGCCAGTCGTTAGTTTGCCAAATAGCGATACAGTTATGATTTCATGCACTATAACGTTTGTGTATTTATGATAGCTACCAGTCTTTTCGTCGCGAAACAATCGCGACAGACAGATTGTAATCGCAGAAATGGCGTTATTAGCGAGACTCAGGAATCAGTGACGATACGTTCGATCGTTTTAGGAAAAATGGAATAATCGACCAAGTAAAGTAGTAATGCGGTGCACTGAAATGCTCGTCGTGCACAATCGTGGTGAGTATACTTACAACGAAGCACTTCATGGTTGGATAGTTTGGTGGGTATCTGAAGATCAGCTCGTTTGGTGAACTGGAAGCGAATGATGCTCCTGCTTTTTGGTGGATACCTTTATATACCTGGCGAACAGATCGCCCTATGCGCGTCATTCGCCGATTGATCAATCCGCCAGGATACACGCAATGTGCGTGTGCGAGGCGTGTATGCGTGAGTTGGTAGATGTCGTAGGAAACGACAAGGTCTAGAGCCTGAGGAATCTCGTTCACGTATTCTCGAAGCAAACCCGTGTACAACCTCCAATGCACGGCACGCGGGTGAAGCAAGGGACCTTGGCAATCGGCCAAATACGACAGAAAGTGTTTTACCACATGCGACGTAATATCGCTTCTTTACACTATGATACAATTGTAAGAAGTTCCTTGAACTTTAACGAACATAGTACGTGATGCTTTAAATGAATCGAAAGGGGAATAGTGGTGGCATCGTCGAATGGAAGAATATCCGCCACGTGTGCTGTTCGACGAAGGATAACAATAGACTTCTGTCCAATTTTGGTATATAAAAACGGATATTTGTCAACAGGTTTTTTTTTCCTGTGTCAAGTCAACGAGGACGACAAGTATTCTCTTTCCCCTGCGCTTGTGTGCGTAACCTGGTGGTGTACGTATCAGGACTGTTGCATAATTGTAATAAATGTTTGAAGAAAGTTATGGTACCACTCGTGAATTTCTCTAATTCTCACGTATACCCTGTTTTATACCTTAATGGAGGCCAGTGGTTATGCAAAA
It includes:
- the LOC143430656 gene encoding uncharacterized protein LOC143430656, which gives rise to MLVESIKLDENKNPDIIGRSVRQVYKGIHQKAGASFASSSPNELIFRYPPNYPTMKCFVAITLLALFAVAFAAEAPAKTEEVESPPAAEAPEAALRDKRGLLAGIAPVQYAAYQYSPYQYAAAPVAYSSYSLPYAYRSYPSYYSSYYLA